The sequence below is a genomic window from Streptomyces sp. B21-105.
CGGGGAGCGGGTGTGCGCGGTCGTCGAGCAGCCGCCGGGGGCACGGGCGCTGACCCTGGAGGCGGTCACGTCGTATCTGCGCGCGGCGGGACTGTCCGTGCACAAGCTGCCCGAGCAGCTGGAGCTGGTGGACGCCCTGCCGCGCAACGACACACTCCGCAAGGTCCTCAAGTACAAGCTGCGCGAACGCTACTGGGGCACGGTGAAGTAGCGGGCGAACGCCGGGACGATCTCGGCCTCGCCGACCTTGTCGTCGGCGTCGGCGTCCAGCACGCCGGCGGCTCCCCGGGCGACCTCCTCGGGCGCGCCGAGGGCGCGGAGCACCCGCACGGTGTCCTCCACCGTCGCCCGGCCGTCGCCGTCGGCGTCGGCCACGTCGAGGGCCGCGTGCAGGAAGGGGCGGGCGATCTCGGCGAACCGCTCCGGGTTGTCGCGCAGGCGCTTGACCGCGCCGGTCACGAACTCCTCGCGGGTGATGCGCTGGTCGCCGTCGCGGTCGGCGATGCCGGCCATGCCCTGCCAGAACGCCTCGGCCCCCACGTAGACGGCCTGCCCCTTGTCGGAGCGGGCGGCGACGCCGAACTCGGCGAGAACCGCCTTGGCCGCCGCGGCGAAGTCCGCGCGGTCGATGTAGCCGTTGCCGTCCTGGTCGAAGGTGGCGAACCGGGCGGCGATCCTGCGTTCGTACTCACTGTTGACCATGTCTTCTCCGGCCGCCTTACGTCGTCGGTGGGCGCGCTGTGGGCAGTGCGGTGGGCAGTGGGTTGGCACTGCGGTTGGCACTGCGGTGGAAGGCGCTGCGAAGAGTGCTTCCGGCAGGGAGCGTACGACGCGGACGGCGTCCGGGCAGCGGGAAGGGGCCGCCTGTGCCCGGACCGTGGGCGATTCGGGACGAGCGGGTGGCGAAACGACGGCTTCACGCCGACAGCGGTTCCGTCCCGTCGTCCACGGCGTCCGCGAGATCGGCGTAGACGTCGAAGAGGCGGCGCACGCCGAGCGCGCCCAGCACCCGGTTGACGTGGGAGCCCTCGGCCGCACCGCGCGCGGGGAGGATCAGGCGCAGCCGTCCCCGGCAGGAGCGCATGAGGCGGCGGGCGGCGATGAGCACGCCGACTCCGCTGGAATCGCAGAAGTACACCTCGGAGAGGTCCAGGACGAGACTGTGCCGGCCCTCGGCCACCTCGTCGTGCACCCTCTGCCGCAGCACCGGCGACGTCACCAGGTCCAGCTCGCCCGACACCTGCAGCACGGCCCATCCACCCTGCTCGCCGACGGTCACTTTGAAGGCCACCCTCACGCCTTTCGCTCGCTGTAGCCAGCCGTAGCTCGCAGTAAACGGAAGCGGTCCCTTCGCTTCCTTGCAGCGCGGCTGCCCAGCGGCCGTGCCCCGAAACGCCCAAGCAAAAACAGAAACTGAGAGAAAGAGGCTTGTTTCTGTCATATGCAGTCCGGTTCGATCCATGTCTGTCGGGTAGGCGCGGCCCCATACCACCCTCCGGCGGACAGGGGGCGCACATTGAAACAAAGGGGCGTGCATCGTCGTACGTGCCGACTACATTCGAGGCGACGGAACGCGAGCACGGACACCGACACGACGCCGGCACGGCCACGAGCACGACGTCGGCACGGACACAAG
It includes:
- a CDS encoding EF-hand domain-containing protein, whose product is MVNSEYERRIAARFATFDQDGNGYIDRADFAAAAKAVLAEFGVAARSDKGQAVYVGAEAFWQGMAGIADRDGDQRITREEFVTGAVKRLRDNPERFAEIARPFLHAALDVADADGDGRATVEDTVRVLRALGAPEEVARGAAGVLDADADDKVGEAEIVPAFARYFTVPQ
- a CDS encoding STAS domain-containing protein — encoded protein: MRVAFKVTVGEQGGWAVLQVSGELDLVTSPVLRQRVHDEVAEGRHSLVLDLSEVYFCDSSGVGVLIAARRLMRSCRGRLRLILPARGAAEGSHVNRVLGALGVRRLFDVYADLADAVDDGTEPLSA